One genomic region from Leptospira tipperaryensis encodes:
- a CDS encoding glycerate kinase type-2 family protein, whose amino-acid sequence MFHLDFSKPTGPDLNSPESILLYLGAKAIQASLPGDAVTRSLRKLSLSGNIVLFSIGKAAYPMAVAAAEVCKNQIQNGLILTKYGHAGKPIPPLEIIEAGHPVPDANSLLGGRRIFELCSRLKPEDTVLVLLSGGGSSLAEVPSGDLKLEDLISWNQKLLSSGAPIQDINEIRILLSSLKGGGLITKIHPSKSVTLILSDVIGDDLSKVASGPTIPNEISENSIFRIFQQYDISPDKKVQKIILEKTKKKENETLPKLNPVDHSVFCIGNLSLALEVVQKEAKILGIPVLFLTSSLSCEAKEAGIFLADIAKEYSKILKLPLLILCGGETTVTHDGSSKGGRNQELALSFSKRIAGLSGIFLFSLATDGSDGPTEAAGALVDGKTWERIQESIQADLALKEHRSYEALRFAEALVISGPTGTNVNDIQFLWISPEGKDGIL is encoded by the coding sequence ATGTTCCATTTGGATTTTTCAAAACCAACCGGACCCGATTTGAATTCTCCCGAATCCATTCTTCTTTATTTGGGAGCTAAGGCGATCCAAGCCTCTCTTCCTGGGGACGCAGTTACCCGATCTCTTCGTAAACTTTCTCTTTCGGGAAACATCGTTTTGTTTTCGATCGGAAAGGCGGCTTATCCGATGGCGGTTGCCGCAGCCGAAGTTTGCAAGAATCAAATTCAGAACGGACTCATTCTCACCAAATACGGTCACGCTGGAAAGCCGATTCCTCCTTTGGAAATCATAGAAGCGGGACATCCGGTCCCGGACGCGAATAGTCTTTTGGGTGGAAGAAGAATCTTTGAACTCTGCTCTCGTTTAAAACCGGAAGACACGGTTCTTGTTCTTTTATCCGGAGGAGGTTCATCTCTCGCGGAAGTTCCTTCGGGGGATCTGAAGTTGGAAGATCTCATTTCCTGGAACCAAAAACTTTTGTCGAGCGGCGCTCCGATCCAGGATATAAACGAAATTCGAATCCTTCTTTCCTCTCTAAAAGGGGGCGGGCTTATAACCAAAATTCATCCTTCCAAGTCGGTCACCTTGATTCTTTCGGACGTGATCGGAGACGATCTTTCCAAGGTTGCGTCCGGTCCTACGATTCCAAACGAGATTTCAGAAAATTCTATTTTTAGAATATTCCAACAATACGATATTTCACCGGATAAAAAAGTTCAAAAAATCATCCTAGAGAAAACAAAGAAAAAAGAAAACGAGACCCTTCCCAAATTAAACCCGGTCGATCATTCGGTTTTTTGTATCGGAAATCTATCCTTGGCCCTCGAAGTCGTACAAAAAGAAGCAAAGATTTTAGGAATTCCGGTCTTGTTTTTGACTTCTTCCCTGTCCTGCGAGGCAAAGGAAGCCGGAATTTTTTTGGCAGATATCGCTAAAGAATATTCTAAAATTCTAAAATTACCCCTTTTGATTCTTTGCGGAGGAGAAACCACGGTCACACACGACGGATCGTCCAAGGGAGGAAGAAACCAAGAGCTCGCGCTTTCCTTTTCAAAACGGATCGCAGGGCTTTCCGGAATTTTTCTTTTTTCTCTGGCGACCGACGGAAGCGACGGCCCGACCGAAGCGGCGGGAGCTCTCGTGGATGGAAAGACTTGGGAAAGAATACAAGAATCGATCCAAGCGGATCTCGCTCTGAAAGAACATCGTTCTTACGAGGCTCTCAGGTTCGCGGAAGCGCTCGTGATTTCCGGCCCGACCGGCACCAACGTAAATGATATTCAATTTTTATGGATTTCTCCGGAAGGAAAGGATGGAATTCTTTAA
- a CDS encoding GGDEF domain-containing response regulator — protein sequence MNSILILDDAQENCMLMQGILRRSGYKDTQTSQSPDEVLDWLSLKSDEPPKKDFSLILLDILLPGITGIEILRMIREKPELKDIPVIMITALKESNVLQEAFDSGAIDYVVKPFDSIELLARVRSALRLFEEMARRKEREKELEKLTDQLQEVNAYLLAIARTDGLTGLFNRRYFDEVLATEWKRCWRTGNSVALLMLDIDHFKLYNDTYGHQAGDHCLKQVSAAIRECARRAGDVTARYGGEEFAVILPETSESNAVIVSRNILEKVEKLAVPHSASKTSSIVTISIGMATLSPSPENSITELIERADKALYLAKEEGRNCLRFYPQGD from the coding sequence ATGAATTCGATTCTCATATTAGATGATGCTCAGGAAAATTGTATGCTCATGCAAGGGATCCTGAGGAGATCAGGCTACAAGGATACGCAGACGAGTCAGTCTCCGGACGAGGTTCTTGACTGGCTGAGCCTGAAATCGGATGAACCTCCGAAAAAAGATTTTTCCCTCATTCTCTTGGACATCCTTCTTCCCGGAATCACTGGAATCGAAATTCTTAGAATGATCCGTGAAAAACCGGAGCTAAAGGATATCCCCGTAATTATGATTACAGCTCTTAAGGAATCCAATGTTCTTCAAGAAGCGTTTGATAGCGGCGCGATCGACTACGTTGTCAAACCCTTTGATTCCATCGAACTTTTGGCGCGGGTAAGATCCGCTCTTCGTCTTTTTGAAGAGATGGCACGCAGAAAAGAACGAGAAAAAGAATTAGAAAAACTCACAGATCAGCTCCAAGAAGTCAACGCCTATCTTCTTGCGATCGCAAGAACCGACGGTCTTACCGGACTTTTTAATCGAAGATATTTCGACGAAGTGCTCGCGACAGAATGGAAACGTTGTTGGAGAACGGGAAATAGCGTCGCCCTTTTGATGCTCGATATCGATCATTTCAAACTCTACAACGATACATACGGACACCAAGCCGGTGACCATTGTCTCAAACAAGTATCCGCCGCGATTCGAGAATGTGCGAGAAGAGCGGGGGACGTCACCGCTCGTTACGGTGGAGAAGAATTTGCAGTGATTCTTCCGGAAACGAGCGAGTCAAACGCAGTCATCGTGAGTCGAAACATATTAGAAAAAGTTGAAAAACTCGCGGTGCCTCATTCCGCCTCCAAAACAAGTTCGATCGTTACGATCAGCATCGGAATGGCGACTTTGAGTCCGAGTCCCGAAAACTCGATTACGGAATTGATCGAGAGAGCGGACAAGGCCCTTTACTTAGCCAAAGAAGAAGGAAGAAATTGTCTTCGTTTTTATCCGCAAGGCGATTAA